The Spirosoma oryzicola genome window below encodes:
- a CDS encoding FecR family protein → MQSLPSDPTTVDDFLENDAFRTWIREQRSEDRVYWQHWLSQHPEKRDLYEQAVATMLVLQGKKIALSDQHVHEARKKILGQLVPPTAQVKPLLTWHWGRWAAAAAVVIAMIWWQAGNSGIGSLMGIEKQAEPLAEKSSWQIVKNTTGLPLVVLLPDNSSVLLSSGSQLRYAKQGKQTVREVYLQGEGFFEVTKNPAKPFVVYTANLTTKVLGTSFQVRAFEKEKGTYVKVKTGKVSVTPVESPDQTVLLTKNEQLSLETKTDKLVKQDIIPAKEHSPGIINQEFTFEFAPVADIFAQLESSYNMPIRYDRHLLAKCTFTGQLNDAPFLEKIRLICLTIESTFEVVDGQVFIHSNGCH, encoded by the coding sequence ATGCAAAGCTTACCCAGCGATCCTACAACTGTTGATGACTTCCTCGAAAACGACGCCTTTCGGACGTGGATTCGGGAACAGCGCTCCGAAGACAGGGTGTATTGGCAACATTGGTTAAGCCAACATCCGGAGAAAAGGGATCTGTATGAGCAGGCGGTGGCTACGATGCTGGTACTTCAGGGAAAAAAGATTGCGCTTTCGGATCAGCATGTACACGAAGCCAGAAAGAAAATTCTAGGTCAACTTGTTCCGCCGACTGCCCAGGTGAAACCTTTGTTGACCTGGCATTGGGGACGATGGGCTGCCGCAGCCGCAGTGGTTATCGCAATGATCTGGTGGCAAGCGGGTAATTCTGGGATCGGTTCTCTGATGGGAATTGAGAAACAGGCAGAGCCGCTGGCCGAAAAGAGTAGCTGGCAAATTGTAAAGAATACCACGGGATTGCCCCTCGTCGTGTTGCTGCCGGATAATTCTTCCGTACTGCTGTCGTCGGGTAGTCAGCTACGTTACGCTAAACAAGGTAAGCAAACGGTGCGCGAAGTATACCTTCAGGGAGAAGGATTCTTTGAGGTTACCAAAAATCCCGCCAAGCCTTTCGTTGTTTATACGGCAAACCTGACTACTAAGGTACTAGGAACCAGCTTTCAAGTGCGTGCTTTTGAAAAGGAGAAAGGTACCTACGTAAAAGTAAAGACAGGTAAAGTCTCGGTTACGCCAGTCGAATCGCCTGACCAAACGGTACTGCTGACAAAGAATGAACAGCTCAGTTTGGAAACCAAAACCGATAAACTGGTCAAGCAAGATATCATTCCAGCGAAAGAACATTCGCCCGGTATTATCAATCAGGAATTTACATTCGAGTTTGCTCCCGTGGCTGACATTTTTGCGCAACTGGAATCCAGCTACAACATGCCGATACGGTATGATCGGCATCTGCTTGCCAAATGCACATTTACCGGTCAACTCAACGACGCTCCTTTTCTGGAGAAAATTCGACTAATTTGTCTAACAATTGAGTCGACATTCGAAGTCGTTGACGGTCAGGTCTTCATTCACAGTAACGGTTGTCATTAA